One Desulfuromonas acetoxidans DSM 684 DNA segment encodes these proteins:
- a CDS encoding ATP-dependent helicase — MDRPTPLLNPQQIEAVEHPGGPLLILAGAGSGKTSTLTGRVIHLIRQQGVPPWRILAVTFTNKAAKEMKERIERALPEGEMPWVATFHSTCVRILRRDISALGFDTSFTIYDDQDQDRLLKNILKELGIDDKKLKPRAAAAAIDAAKNRGQFPAEMPQNTPQEQVIADVYRHYQQRLQQANALDFGDLLLMCVKLFDEHEEIRQRYAGRFLHLLVDEFQDTNMVQYRLVQQLASEHGNLCVVGDDDQSIYRWRGAEVGNILGFERDYPGCTTIRLEQNYRSTTTILDAAGAVVANNVGRKGKTLWTENPDGEAITLEALPDDLEEARYVVDQLKALQQGGRHLRDIAMLYRTNAQSRVLEEALVRERIPYVMFGGMRFFARMEVKDVLAYLRVLTNPADTISCQRIINVPTRGIGATTVAKIATLEQQAQGFFPACRLAVEQGVLKGAAAKKVAAFVAMMEDFASRLERLPYPQLAAELIEETGYAQMLKSENTQEARDRLDNIDQLLAGMEEHRDEDTTLQDYLEQVALVTDLDAYDSSLDRVTLMTLHAAKGLEFPVVFMTGMEDGIFPAARSNDGGEQLEEERRLCYVGMTRAMEKLYLTHARRRRVYGSYQFNPPSRFVGEIPEGLLADVAKKPLHATSKHNLASLFDQLPMQAPESETSSAPASTPAADSASVPDQPVIEVEPAAPVDDGTLRIGSRVRHARFGVGTVRRLEGSGDKQKVIVYFNRFGPKRLLLKFAGLEPA, encoded by the coding sequence ATGGATCGTCCCACGCCTCTGCTTAATCCTCAGCAGATTGAGGCTGTTGAACACCCTGGTGGCCCCTTGCTTATCCTTGCAGGAGCCGGTTCGGGAAAAACAAGCACCCTCACCGGCCGGGTGATTCACCTCATCCGCCAGCAGGGCGTTCCACCGTGGCGGATTTTGGCGGTGACCTTTACCAACAAGGCCGCCAAGGAGATGAAGGAGCGCATCGAGCGGGCGCTTCCCGAAGGCGAGATGCCGTGGGTAGCGACGTTTCACTCCACCTGTGTGCGCATTCTGCGCCGGGACATTTCGGCATTGGGATTTGATACGTCCTTTACTATCTACGACGATCAGGACCAGGATCGTCTGCTGAAAAACATCCTTAAAGAGCTGGGCATTGACGATAAAAAACTCAAACCGCGTGCTGCGGCAGCGGCCATTGATGCGGCAAAAAACCGCGGTCAGTTTCCCGCCGAGATGCCGCAGAATACACCGCAGGAACAGGTGATCGCCGACGTTTATCGCCATTACCAGCAACGGTTGCAGCAGGCCAATGCCCTTGATTTCGGCGACCTGCTGCTGATGTGCGTCAAGTTGTTTGACGAGCATGAAGAGATCCGGCAGCGTTATGCCGGGCGTTTTCTCCATCTGCTGGTTGATGAGTTTCAGGACACCAATATGGTGCAGTATCGCTTGGTGCAGCAGCTCGCCTCAGAGCACGGCAATCTCTGTGTGGTTGGTGATGACGACCAGTCCATCTACCGGTGGCGTGGTGCCGAGGTGGGCAACATCCTCGGTTTTGAGCGCGATTATCCGGGCTGTACCACCATCCGCTTGGAGCAAAACTACCGCTCCACCACCACTATTCTTGATGCTGCGGGAGCGGTGGTTGCCAACAACGTCGGACGCAAGGGCAAAACCCTGTGGACGGAAAACCCCGACGGCGAGGCCATCACCCTGGAGGCGTTGCCCGACGATCTTGAAGAAGCGCGCTATGTGGTTGATCAGCTCAAGGCATTGCAACAGGGTGGTCGCCACTTGCGCGATATTGCCATGCTTTATCGTACCAATGCTCAATCGCGGGTGCTGGAGGAGGCCTTGGTCCGTGAGCGCATTCCCTATGTCATGTTCGGCGGCATGCGGTTTTTCGCCCGCATGGAGGTCAAGGATGTTCTGGCCTATTTACGGGTGCTGACCAACCCGGCCGACACGATCTCCTGCCAGCGCATCATCAATGTGCCGACACGGGGAATTGGTGCCACCACGGTCGCCAAGATCGCGACGTTGGAACAACAGGCCCAGGGCTTTTTCCCGGCCTGCCGTCTGGCGGTAGAGCAAGGAGTGCTCAAAGGCGCTGCGGCAAAAAAAGTCGCTGCCTTTGTCGCCATGATGGAGGATTTTGCCAGTCGTCTCGAACGCCTGCCCTACCCGCAACTTGCTGCCGAGCTGATTGAAGAAACCGGCTACGCCCAGATGCTCAAGAGCGAAAACACTCAGGAAGCGCGTGACCGGCTTGACAATATCGACCAGCTGCTCGCCGGTATGGAAGAGCATCGCGATGAAGACACGACGTTGCAGGACTATCTGGAACAGGTGGCTCTGGTCACGGATCTTGATGCCTATGACAGCAGCCTCGATCGCGTCACGCTGATGACGTTGCATGCCGCCAAGGGGCTGGAGTTCCCCGTGGTGTTCATGACGGGTATGGAGGACGGTATCTTTCCGGCGGCACGTAGTAACGATGGTGGTGAGCAGCTCGAAGAGGAGCGGCGGCTGTGTTATGTCGGTATGACTCGCGCCATGGAAAAACTCTACCTCACCCATGCTCGCCGTCGCCGGGTCTACGGCAGCTACCAGTTTAATCCACCGAGCCGTTTTGTCGGTGAGATCCCCGAAGGGTTATTGGCCGATGTGGCCAAGAAACCGCTGCATGCCACATCCAAACACAACCTCGCGTCGCTGTTCGACCAGTTGCCGATGCAGGCCCCGGAATCGGAAACATCATCAGCTCCAGCTTCTACCCCGGCGGCCGATTCGGCATCCGTGCCTGATCAACCGGTCATCGAGGTGGAGCCCGCCGCTCCAGTTGACGATGGCACCTTGCGTATTGGCAGCCGGGTGCGCCACGCCCGTTTTGGTGTAGGAACGGTGCGGCGTCTCGAAGGCAGCGGCGATAAGCAAAAAGTGATTGTTTACTTCAACCGCTTCGGACCGAAGCGACTGCTGCTCAAGTTTGCCGGGCTGGAACCGGCCTGA
- a CDS encoding chloride channel protein, whose amino-acid sequence MSLGTIPRIFDWLRRVGLAVLGRFRISENTFMAILAVAIGLLSGLCNYAFRQAIEFFHWLVIEQGMELFQISWHQWSASRWLAILFPLAGALLMIPFGLWFAKDLKFGFSSFLEQVNLRGAKIPGRTIITRGLASAITLGTGGSAGQEGPIAQIGGAVGSQFGQGFKVSGNRLKVLVACGVSGGVAATFNAPIAGVFFAQEIVLLSSFEISSFTSIVIASGMSTVVSRALIGNEIAFHIPPYQVGSHWELLLYVALGAVIGGLAAGFIDVHFRVKDLFDKLRVSRLMKPIIGALLVGFIGVGFPQVFGNGYDFMGEFLNGQGAWYLLLALILFKAIATSITLGSGLPGGLFAPVLYIGAVTGGAFGHIAQMLFPSLAIAPGSYALIGMGAFLSAATHAPMTAIFLLFEMTASYQVIVPIMLSCVVGTAISRHFKKESLDTVELAKAGIDLEAGKERNIMKSIRVDDVMTQKLETVPEGMTLRQFTEFISNTKHTNFPLLNPAGEMTGIISIQDFLGVVFEKDLMDLVVVKELATTEVTTVFGDENLDQAMRKIGYRNIEQLPVVDRQQQSRLIGIVSRRDMVSAYNKALMARSLEEEHDGSSHASA is encoded by the coding sequence ATGAGTTTAGGCACCATACCCCGTATATTTGACTGGTTACGCCGGGTCGGCCTGGCCGTACTGGGACGTTTCCGGATCAGCGAAAACACCTTTATGGCCATTCTGGCAGTAGCCATCGGCCTGTTGTCCGGTTTGTGTAACTACGCCTTTCGCCAAGCCATCGAATTCTTCCACTGGCTGGTGATCGAACAGGGAATGGAACTGTTCCAGATCTCGTGGCACCAGTGGAGTGCCTCGCGCTGGCTAGCGATTCTATTTCCGCTGGCCGGTGCCTTGCTGATGATCCCATTTGGTTTATGGTTTGCCAAAGACCTTAAATTCGGCTTCTCCTCGTTTTTGGAACAAGTGAACCTGCGTGGTGCCAAAATTCCTGGTCGCACCATCATTACCCGTGGCCTTGCCAGTGCCATCACACTCGGTACTGGTGGTAGTGCCGGTCAGGAAGGCCCGATTGCCCAGATCGGTGGGGCCGTCGGCAGCCAGTTCGGCCAAGGGTTCAAGGTGAGCGGCAACCGTCTCAAAGTGCTGGTGGCCTGTGGTGTGTCAGGTGGTGTGGCCGCGACGTTTAACGCGCCGATCGCCGGGGTGTTTTTTGCCCAGGAAATTGTCCTGCTCTCTTCATTTGAGATCTCCAGCTTCACCTCAATTGTCATTGCCAGCGGCATGAGCACCGTGGTGTCGCGGGCGCTGATCGGTAACGAGATTGCCTTTCATATCCCGCCTTATCAGGTCGGTTCCCATTGGGAGCTGCTGCTGTATGTGGCGTTGGGCGCGGTTATCGGCGGTCTGGCGGCAGGGTTTATCGATGTCCACTTTCGCGTCAAGGATCTGTTTGACAAATTGCGCGTCTCACGCTTGATGAAGCCGATCATCGGCGCATTGCTGGTGGGATTTATCGGGGTCGGTTTTCCCCAGGTGTTCGGTAACGGCTACGATTTTATGGGCGAGTTTCTCAATGGTCAGGGCGCCTGGTATCTGTTATTGGCCCTGATCCTGTTTAAAGCCATTGCTACCTCCATCACCCTTGGTTCCGGTTTGCCCGGCGGTCTGTTTGCGCCGGTGTTGTATATCGGCGCGGTGACCGGAGGAGCGTTTGGTCATATTGCCCAGATGCTGTTTCCTTCCCTGGCCATTGCGCCGGGGTCCTATGCGCTGATTGGTATGGGAGCGTTTTTGTCTGCCGCTACCCATGCACCGATGACCGCTATTTTCCTGTTATTTGAGATGACGGCTTCCTATCAGGTCATTGTGCCTATAATGTTGTCTTGTGTGGTTGGAACAGCCATCAGTCGCCATTTCAAGAAAGAGAGCCTTGATACGGTTGAACTGGCCAAAGCCGGGATTGATCTTGAGGCGGGTAAAGAGCGGAACATCATGAAATCGATTCGCGTCGATGATGTTATGACCCAGAAATTGGAAACCGTTCCAGAGGGGATGACCCTGCGTCAGTTTACCGAGTTTATCAGCAACACCAAGCATACCAATTTTCCGTTGCTGAACCCGGCAGGTGAAATGACCGGGATTATTTCCATTCAGGATTTTCTCGGTGTGGTGTTTGAAAAAGATCTGATGGATCTGGTGGTGGTTAAGGAGCTGGCGACCACGGAGGTCACCACCGTATTTGGCGATGAAAACCTTGATCAGGCCATGCGCAAGATTGGTTATCGCAACATCGAACAACTTCCGGTTGTGGACCGCCAGCAACAAAGTCGTCTGATCGGCATTGTTTCACGTCGCGACATGGTTTCCGCATATAATAAAGCTCTGATGGCGCGTAGCCTGGAGGAGGAACACGATGGATCGTCCCACGCCTCTGCTTAA